TTTGCAGCGCTAAGTTGCTCGAGGCGGCGATCCGCTGCATCGCGCCGGTGCGCTGCGTGAGGATGAACGTGGTGGTGAGGCACGCTTTGCTGAGGGCCAAATAGCCGCGCACGACGTCGTGCTCGCTCCAGCCTAGGCCGCCGAGTTCGACCGGCAAAAACCAGCGAAAAACGCCCGCTTCGGCCAACAGTCGCAGCTGCGCACCGGGCCAAATGCCGGGCCAATCGAGCCTGCCACTCCGCGCTCGGAGTTCGTCGCAAAGCACCGCAAGTTGCGGATCGTCGGGCGACTCCATCATCGGCTGTTCTACCACGCAGTTCACCTTCGTTGGTTTTGGCGCGAACGTTCAGTCCCGGGATTATATCGCATCTGGCCCGCCCGCGCATCGGTGCGGCGAGCGCGATACACTGAGCTGCCTCATTTGTAATCCCATCGGCGAATCGCACGATTCAACGAGCGACCCACTTCACTGCGCGAGGTGTCTCTTGCTTACGATCGACCAACTTGAAGCCCCCACACCGGTTTACGACGAAGTTGCCCAGCGCTGTCAAGCACTGGAGAAACAGCTGCACGATGCAGAATCGGCAGCCGATCAGCTCGCGACCATTCAAGCCTGGGATCAGCTGCGCCGCGAGCTCGAAACCTGGGGCGCACTGGTCCATCTGCGATTCAATCAAGACACGACCAACGAGGCGTATAAAAAAGCGCGCGAATATTGCGACGAACTACAGCCGCGCCTCACCGACCTGGAAGTTCGGATCAAGCGGCTGCTGCTTTCGAGCCGTTTTCGTCCAGAGATCGAAAAACATTTTGGCCCGCAAGCGTTCGCCCTGTGGGAAGCGGATGTGATGGCCTTTGATCCGGCCATCGAGTCCGATCTGGTCGCGGAAAGCAAGCTGCAGGCCGACTATGGCGAAATCTCGGCCCGCGCCAAAGTGACGTTTCGTGGCGAGTCGTACAACCTGTCGGGGATCGTCAAATTTCGCGAAGATGCCGACCGCACCACACGCTATGAAGCAGAAAAAACACGCTGGCAATGGTTTGCCGATAATCGCGAACGACTCGATCAGATTTTTCACGACCTCGTGCAGCTGCGACACGGCATGGCCCAAAAGCTGGGCTTTGCCAATTATGTCGAACTGGGCTACAAGCGGATGAAACGGGTCGACTACGGCAAGACCGATGTCGAGCAATTCCGAGCCGAAGTGCGCGAGCATGTCGTGCCGCTGTCGATGAAACTTCGCACGCAGCAGGCCAAAGACCTCGGCGTCGACAAGCTGATGTTTTGGGACGATGCGATTCACGATCTCCGCGGCAATCCTCAGCCTCACGGCGATCACGACTGGATGGTCGAGCGCGCCATCGAGCTGTTCGATGAGCTGGGGGGCGATCTGAGCGCCTTTTTCCGCCTGATGGTCGACTCGAAACTCACCGACCTCAAGAATCGCGATGGTAAAAGCCCGGGCGGTTTC
This window of the Pirellula staleyi DSM 6068 genome carries:
- a CDS encoding M3 family oligoendopeptidase, with the protein product MLTIDQLEAPTPVYDEVAQRCQALEKQLHDAESAADQLATIQAWDQLRRELETWGALVHLRFNQDTTNEAYKKAREYCDELQPRLTDLEVRIKRLLLSSRFRPEIEKHFGPQAFALWEADVMAFDPAIESDLVAESKLQADYGEISARAKVTFRGESYNLSGIVKFREDADRTTRYEAEKTRWQWFADNRERLDQIFHDLVQLRHGMAQKLGFANYVELGYKRMKRVDYGKTDVEQFRAEVREHVVPLSMKLRTQQAKDLGVDKLMFWDDAIHDLRGNPQPHGDHDWMVERAIELFDELGGDLSAFFRLMVDSKLTDLKNRDGKSPGGFCTSFPTYGLPFIFANFNGTKHDAEVFTHEMGHALQNYLSREQPLLDYLWPTYESCEIHSMGLEFLVWPQMEKFFEEDAERFRQIHLKQALLFIPYGVAVDHFQHLVYEKPDATPAERHAMWQSMEQMYLPWRDYGDLPHVKDGGFWQFQRHIYLSPFYYIDYTLAQTCALQLWVSSKRDPESTLARYYALCRRGGEAPFQQLVKGAGLVSPFQAGCLKDVVAEARKSLSV